The Mytilus trossulus isolate FHL-02 chromosome 3, PNRI_Mtr1.1.1.hap1, whole genome shotgun sequence genome contains a region encoding:
- the LOC134710649 gene encoding uncharacterized protein LOC134710649, whose product MASSFCKEVCTLCKDDDVSNQAVIWCTECEVFLCMDCDNHHKKSRSSKYHTTMPTEDFHKLPAFMQKISSQCKEHNKKFELFCTFHACPCCVQCVTKHQKCQDMRPLSDILTNVKASVSVQLLEKDLKVLTENFEEIVKYLNSRLNENKFQKTKAIEKIRAVRKSLDDYLNKLEQQIVDDLEYNHSKLKSNINTLLKQIEDRSVKIHKLQAEYFLMTQYATELQMYFGLTEMEKITSLATTYIENLESDDYLKENNLEIKISSALQSILQDVKLFGDVNITTSPSTVQIKAGRNDQAQHSVDTVPEVDQIKVSLLKTVIMPGKIGSVTIYACSILQDSNFLILDHKKRRLLLFNNEGLLMRTVVTFEVNPYDLCIVRKNTVAISLGTLKQTVLVDIENNKIIKTIELSHNCGGVTGDGQILFVISALDDQCTLVNLTDMSHKVIGVGGSFISLFKGNIYCTSSRQDKVSCFKTTGERLWTFKHKDIECPNGIALDINGFVYVASFKSNKIVAVSPDGKTCKTILSEADGIVSPIGIDINRDTRMMIVSSRMSSKRQQIFVFKV is encoded by the coding sequence ATGGCTTCATCATTCTGTAAAGAAGTCTGTACACTCTGTAAAGATGATGATGTATCAAATCAAGCAGTTATTTGGTGCACAGAATGTGAGGTTTTCCTTTGCATGGATTGTGATAATCATCACAAAAAATCACGATCATCTAAATACCATACAACCATGCCTACTGAAGATTTCCACAAACTCCCTGCATTTATGCAAAAAATAAGCAGCCAGTGCAAAGAACATAATAAAAAGTTTGAGCTATTTTGTACTTTCCATGCATGTCCATGTTGTGTCCAGTGTGTTACAAAACACCAGAAATGTCAAGACATGAGGCCACTGTCAGACATCCTTACAAACGTTAAGGCTTCTGTTTCAGTCCAGCTACTTGAGAAAGATTTAAAGGTTCTCACGGAAAACTTTGAAGagattgtaaaatatttgaatagcaggcttaatgaaaacaaatttcagaaaacaAAAGCTATTGAAAAAATTCGTGCTGTGAGGAAGTCCTTAGATgattacttaaacaagttagAACAACAAATTGTTGATGACTTAGAGTATAACCACTctaaacttaaatcaaatattaacacTCTTCTTAAACAAATCGAAGATCGATCAGTTAAAATTCACAAACTTCAAGCCGAATATTTCCTGATGACACAATATGCCACCGAGTTACAAATGTACTTTGGTTTGACTGAAATGGAGAAGATAACATCTTTAGCaacaacatacatagaaaattTAGAAAGTGATGATtacttgaaagaaaataacttagaaattaaaatttcatctGCTCTTCAATCAATTTTGCAAGATGTCAAATTATTTGGAGATGTAAATATCACCACTAGCCCTTCTACTGTTCAAATTAAAGCCGGAAGAAACGATCAGGCACAACATTCAGTAGATACTGTTCCTGAGGTTGATCAAATTAAGGTATCTTTACTGAAAACAGTGATAATGCCCGGAAAAATTGGCTCCGTAACTATATATGCTTGTAGTATTCTACAAgatagtaattttttaatcctTGATCATAAAAAACGTCGACTATTACTTTTTAATAATGAGGGCCTCTTAATGAGAACAGTAGTGACATTCGAAGTCAATCCATATGATCTTTGCATTGTTAGAAAAAATACAGTAGCAATCTCACTCGGAACATTAAAGCAAACAGTTCTGGTTGatatagaaaataacaaaataattaaaacaattgaacTTTCTCATAACTGCGGTGGAGTAACAGGTGAcggtcaaattttatttgtcatcTCTGCTCTTGATGACCAGTGTACCTTAGTAAATTTGACAGATATGTCTCATAAAGTCATAGGAGTTGGAGGAAGCTTTATTTCGTTATTTAAAGGAAACATTTACTGCACCAGCTCGAGACAAGACAAAGTAAGTTGTTTCAAAACGACTGGAGAACGACTTTGGACATTTAAGCACAAGGATATTGAATGTCCAAATGGAATAGCATTAGACATCAATGGCTTTGTTTATGTGGCTTCTTTTAAATCCAATAAAATCGTGGCGGTGTCACCAGATGGAAAAACATGTAAGACAATACTATCAGAAGCTGATGGAATTGTCAGTCCTATTGGTATAGACATAAACAGAGACACAAGAATGATGATAGTTTCGAGCAGAATGAGTTCTAAaagacaacaaatttttgttttcaaagtttAG